From Lolium perenne isolate Kyuss_39 chromosome 5, Kyuss_2.0, whole genome shotgun sequence, a single genomic window includes:
- the LOC127321659 gene encoding uncharacterized protein: MALVPHGGGAGGSAMPLFCPMLTLDNYIVWAGRGQPRRAGRLGGSGSGGPGGGGRSGEEQEGEGVPARALSKDILLQVSSKKTAAAVWESLKARFIGADRVKAARLSTLRGEFDRLIMADDEELDVYAGKIGCMAAKFASLGGTLSDAKMVKKLLDTVTDSLYMAVAGIEQFCDVETVCFDEVLGRLKPFQERTERRKAAVGVERHGDQLLLTAAQWEQRRRTCGGAYDDSGGDNNGRRGKCHNCGIRGHFARDCRKPKKEEEENQEEALLCDASDHPCLL; this comes from the coding sequence ATGGCGTTGGTTCCGCACGGTGGTGGCGCCGGGGGGAGCGCGATGCCGCTCTTCTGTCCGATGCTCACCCTCGACAACTACATCGTCTGGGCGGGTCGAGGCCAACCTCGACGTGCAGGGCGTCTGGGAGGCAGTGGTTCCGGAGGACCCGGTGGCGGCGGTCGATCCGGAGAAGAACAAGAGGGCGAGGGCGTACCTGCTCGCGCGCTCTCGAAGGACATTCTGCTGCAGGTGTCGTCGAAGAAGACGGCAGCGGCAGTGTGGGAGAGCCTCAAGGCGCGGTTCATCGGCGCGGATCGCGTCAAGGCAGCTCGGCTGTCGACGCTCCGCGGCGAGTTCGATCGGCTGATCATGGCGGACGACGAGGAGCTGGACGTCTACGCTGGGAAGATCGGCTGCATGGCCGCCAAGTTCGCAAGCCTCGGCGGGACGTTGAGCGATGCCAAGATGGTGAAGAAGCTGCTCGACACCGTCACGGACTcgctgtacatggcggtggccgGCATCGAGCAGTTCTGCGACGTCGAGACCGTGTGCTTTGACGAGGTGCTCGGGCGTCTCAAGCCGTTCCAGGAGCGGACGGAGCGGCGCAAGGCAGCTGTTGGCGTCGAGCGTCATGGAGACCAGCTGCTGCTCACGGCGGCGCAATGGGAGCAGAGGCGCCGTACATGCGGCGGCGCCTACGACGATAGCGGTGGGGACAACAACGGCAGGCGCGGCAAGTGCCACAACTGCGGCATCCGTGGCCACTTCGCCCGCGACTGCAGGAAGCccaagaaggaggaggaggagaaccagGAGGAGGCGCTGCTCTGCGACGCCAGTGACCACCCATGCCTGCTCTAA